DNA from Candidatus Binatia bacterium:
CGGCGATGTTGAGAAATTCAGACGAGAAATTCTCCATTTCTGCCGACAGCACGCGAATCTGACGCGCGAAATGGTTGTACGCTATCACGGCGGGGATGGCAGCCACTAGGCCGCTGGCGGTGGCGATGAGCGCCTCGGCGATGCCGGGGGCGACTGCTTGAATGCTGGAGGATTGCGTGACGCTGAGGCCGCGAAACGCCGTCATGATCCCCCACACGGTTCCGAACAAGCCGATGAACGGCGTGGCGCTGGCCGTGGTCGCCAGAAACGTCAGGGCCCGTTCCAACCGCGTGATCTCCTGATTGATGGCGCGTTTCATCGCCCGCTCGACGTTCTCGATGCCGCCCAGCTCGGTGGTGAGCGCGGCTTCACCGGGGTTGTTCTGGCGCTTGGCCCGGGTCAGGCGGACCAGCTCCTGGTAGCCGGAGCGGAACACC
Protein-coding regions in this window:
- the tolQ gene encoding protein TolQ; its protein translation is MVTSAGPVVQFVLYVLILFSVFSWGIIFYKLRQMRVARRQSARFIEIFWDTKNLTTIHTASQELKQSPVAQVFRSGYQELVRLTRAKRQNNPGEAALTTELGGIENVERAMKRAINQEITRLERALTFLATTASATPFIGLFGTVWGIMTAFRGLSVTQSSSIQAVAPGIAEALIATASGLVAAIPAVIAYNHFARQIRVLSAEMENFSSEFLNIAERHFLK